From Pedobacter indicus, a single genomic window includes:
- a CDS encoding PA14 domain-containing protein codes for MKRLTYYISGAILIFCLAHLYSCQKRELEDFSLAKGTGLTVSAGTIIGEVEKNNENVAFEVGISLSAPADKAFQVGLELNNDTINALIESGTLENTVPVPLGSFTIPNVAVVPFGVDYAKFKIQVSISAFERNYGKKLALAINLVDPTKGNKTDGDSQTAILMLDSRELLEESEIHYLSVTNQENGILNVERGVNYRVSSAGLTIPLGISLAGVPGRSYTVKAEYNIDTIASLIASGILPDNIKALQENEFNLDTLINVGSNISDAPFEFSIPWNTMDNNLENPVAVVISLRDPSRHVLHPVEKTVVVIVDPSVSLDNNSYLPGSGSGLLAEYFKGTQLLDEDGRQPDLVRIDERIDFVGWEPFPGAGDNWSVRWTGEFFAPVRGEYTFYQTQWDDGARLIVDGKVLVDDFTTEWDKPTRFGRIFLERGQRYTIEAHHRENVGGQQAKLEFEVASEGIARQIIPRSLLYPAGQTEE; via the coding sequence ATGAAAAGACTTACTTATTATATATCCGGGGCTATACTCATCTTTTGTTTAGCACATCTTTATTCATGCCAGAAGCGTGAATTAGAAGATTTCTCGCTGGCTAAAGGTACTGGCCTCACAGTTTCAGCGGGAACTATTATCGGAGAGGTGGAAAAAAATAATGAAAATGTCGCGTTCGAAGTTGGTATCTCTTTGTCAGCCCCTGCAGATAAAGCTTTCCAAGTCGGACTAGAATTAAACAATGACACCATCAATGCCCTTATCGAAAGTGGAACGTTAGAGAATACAGTACCGGTTCCTTTGGGTTCATTCACAATTCCTAATGTAGCGGTTGTTCCATTCGGGGTAGATTATGCAAAATTTAAAATTCAAGTCAGTATTTCGGCGTTCGAACGTAACTATGGTAAAAAGTTAGCACTGGCGATTAACCTAGTAGATCCTACGAAAGGAAACAAGACAGATGGCGATAGTCAAACAGCCATCTTGATGCTTGATTCGAGAGAACTTCTTGAAGAGAGTGAAATTCATTATCTGTCTGTTACTAATCAGGAGAATGGGATACTAAATGTCGAACGAGGCGTTAATTACCGTGTTTCATCAGCTGGGCTTACTATTCCCTTGGGAATTAGTCTCGCCGGCGTTCCCGGGCGCTCTTATACTGTCAAAGCCGAATACAATATAGATACCATTGCTTCTCTGATTGCCAGTGGTATACTTCCCGATAATATTAAAGCACTTCAAGAAAACGAATTTAATTTGGATACCCTCATTAATGTTGGGAGCAACATTAGCGACGCGCCGTTTGAATTTAGTATTCCGTGGAATACAATGGATAATAACTTGGAAAATCCGGTGGCTGTAGTTATTAGTTTACGGGATCCTTCACGACATGTTCTGCATCCGGTAGAAAAAACTGTTGTCGTTATTGTCGATCCCTCTGTCAGCCTTGACAACAACTCCTACCTTCCTGGATCGGGAAGTGGGTTGCTTGCCGAGTATTTCAAAGGCACTCAACTCCTTGATGAAGATGGCAGGCAACCCGACTTGGTTAGGATAGATGAGCGTATTGACTTCGTTGGATGGGAACCTTTTCCGGGTGCGGGCGATAATTGGTCAGTTAGGTGGACAGGGGAATTCTTTGCACCGGTTCGTGGCGAATATACCTTCTATCAAACACAGTGGGACGATGGAGCCCGGCTCATTGTTGACGGAAAAGTTTTGGTTGACGATTTCACTACAGAATGGGATAAACCGACTCGGTTTGGCAGGATATTCCTCGAAAGAGGTCAACGTTATACTATTGAAGCGCATCATCGTGAAAATGTTGGAGGACAACAAGCGAAATTAGAATTTGAAGTTGCTTCCGAGGGCATTGCTAGACAGATTATACCTCGATCGCTTTTATATCCGGCTGGTCAAACTGAGGAATAA
- a CDS encoding PKD domain-containing protein: MVKRQNIFYIAYLIFMTMVIVSSCSKEEALPPVEVDQPKPTADFSYKLVDENDPFTIVFDNASSNFDEVRWEFGDDSTTYDENPTHTYINTGEYKVRMIVTNEQGYWAQKETVIELFPDSLLGFKADLGGDGLLTLSLNRPFNSQSIGWFKGQGTLAEQVGEGETAKISVDPGVFEQYSVRVVTPKGSKIEVDALVSTQGVVNDVTEQAYFSVSRDNDQGKTAGEGSLKLIDNNRQSKFLQFNYTGDLWTQFDYDNKPVVISAYMVTSANDAPERDPKDWVLEASDDGVAWIVLDSQVDQIFETRFLEKIYIFENITPYRYYRMNFKANQGAGLIQIAELRLLSKP; encoded by the coding sequence ATGGTAAAGAGACAAAATATATTTTACATTGCTTATCTCATTTTTATGACGATGGTGATCGTCTCGTCATGCAGCAAAGAAGAAGCTCTTCCTCCTGTCGAAGTAGATCAGCCAAAACCCACAGCTGATTTTAGCTATAAGTTAGTGGATGAAAACGATCCGTTTACAATTGTATTCGATAATGCGTCGTCTAATTTTGATGAAGTGCGGTGGGAATTTGGTGACGATAGCACTACGTATGATGAGAATCCGACTCATACTTATATTAATACTGGTGAATACAAGGTACGGATGATTGTTACGAATGAACAGGGCTATTGGGCACAGAAAGAAACGGTAATCGAATTGTTTCCCGATAGTTTATTAGGTTTTAAAGCAGATTTGGGTGGAGACGGACTATTAACACTTTCATTAAACAGGCCATTTAATAGTCAGTCCATTGGATGGTTCAAAGGACAAGGTACACTTGCCGAACAAGTTGGAGAAGGTGAAACAGCAAAAATATCGGTTGATCCAGGTGTCTTTGAGCAATATTCAGTAAGAGTTGTCACGCCAAAAGGATCTAAAATTGAAGTGGACGCTTTGGTTAGTACTCAAGGAGTCGTAAATGATGTTACGGAACAAGCGTATTTTTCCGTCTCGCGAGATAATGACCAGGGTAAGACCGCAGGAGAGGGCTCGTTAAAACTAATCGATAATAACCGCCAATCGAAATTTCTTCAATTTAACTATACAGGAGATTTGTGGACCCAGTTCGATTATGACAATAAACCAGTAGTGATTAGCGCTTATATGGTGACGTCGGCTAATGATGCCCCGGAACGAGACCCTAAGGATTGGGTTTTAGAAGCTTCGGATGACGGTGTCGCATGGATTGTGTTAGATTCACAAGTGGATCAGATATTTGAAACCCGGTTTTTGGAAAAAATATACATCTTCGAAAATATTACTCCATATCGCTACTATCGGATGAATTTTAAAGCAAATCAGGGAGCCGGGTTAATTCAGATTGCGGAGTTGAGATTACTGAGTAAACCTTAG